The window ctatgcattaaaacaatattgtcatattttttgaatttttctcaaaatctatgtgttaacccctacaaaatattatgtttttcagtaatggttaatatactgaagcctataatctttagtgttgttttaaagtttctaaccatattctacatttgtattaatgtgttataaactatctttcatggtacatgagcatggttctattttttatcagttaatttagtaaaacttcatatgctccctaaatcaaTGGACAAACCACAACAAAATCGTTATTCTAGAAAAACGTAAACagcaaaagttccaaacctctctgaccataatcatatgttagttcatgatataactatgcattaaaaaatattgttatattttttaaatttttctcaaaatctatgtgttaacccttacaaaatattaagtttttcggtaaatggttaatattctgaaacctataatctttagagttgttttaaaatttttaactacattctacatttgtaatTGTGTATTCTAAattatctttcatggtacatgggcatcattctatttcttataattattttagtaaaacttcatatgctccctaaatcagtgaacaaaccacaataaaatcattattctagagaaacggagacaacaaaggttctaaacctctcTTACCATAATCATATGATAGTTcttgatacaactatgcattaaaacagtattgttataatttttgaattttttccaaattctatgtgttaacccctacaaaatattcagttttcgTTAATTGGTTAATATACTaaaacctataatctttaatgttgttttaaaatttctaaacacattctacatttatattaatatattctaaattATATTCTATGGTACATTGTTATCATTCCAAATTTTaccaattaatttagtaaaatttacaTGCTCCTTAAATCAGTGGACAAGCCataataaaatcgctattctagtgaaacggagacaacaaaagtttcaaacctctttgaccatcatcatatgttaagtcatgatacaactatgcattaaaacagtattgtcatactttttgaatttttctcaaaatctatgtgttaacccctataaaatattaagtttttcggtaaatggttaatatattgaaacctataatctttagtgtcgtttaaaatttctaaccatattctacatttttaataatatgttcTAAACTATCTtccatggtacatgggcatggttctattttttattagttaatttagtaaaacttcatatgctccctaaatcagTGGACAAACCAGAATAAAATCattattctagagaaacggggacaaaaaatttcaaaacctCTGTGACCAtagtcatatgttagttcatgatacaactatgcattaaaaaaaatattttttatatactttaaatatttctataaatctatgtgttaatccctacaaaatattcaatttttcgggaaatggttaatatactgaaacctataatcattagagttgttttaaaatttctaactacattctacatttgtatttatgtattctAAACTATATTCTATGGTACATTGTTATCGTTccattttttatcaattaattttgtaaaattttcatGCTCTCAAAATGAGTggacaaaccacaataaattCGCTATTTTAgtgaaacggagacaaaaaaagttttaaacctATCTGACCATCATCAGATGTTAGTTTATGATACAACtacgcattaaaacaatattgtcatattttttgaatttttctcaaaatctatgtgttaaccactacaaaatattcagtttttcggtaatGGTCATGAAGCCTGTAATctgtagtgttgttttaaaacttctaaccatattctacatttgtattaatgtgttCTAAAatatctttcatggtacatgggcatggttctattttttatcagttaatttagtaaaacttcatatgctccctaaatcagtggacaaaccacaataaaatcgttattttagaaaaacggagacaacaaaattttcaaacctCTCGGAACATAATCATATTCTAGTTCTTGATACatctatgcattaaaacaatattgttatattttttaatgtttcttaaattatatgtgttaacccatacaaaatatttaatttttcggtaaatagtTAATATACCGAAACCTATAATCTTAAGtattgtttcaaaatttctaatcacattctacaattgtattaatatattataaactatcttttatggtacatggtTATCGTttcattttttatcaattaattaaataaaattcatatgTTCCTTAAATAAGTGgacaaaccacaataaaatcgatattatagtgaaacggaaacaacataggttccaaacctctctgaccatcatcatatgtttgtaCATGATAtagctatgcattaaaataatattgtcatattttttgaatttttctcaaaatctatgtgttaacccctacaaaatattcaacttttcggtaaatggttaatatactaaatcctataatctttagtgttgttttataatttctaaccacattctacattaatattaatatattctatATTACATTCTATGGTACATTGTTATCATtccatttttatcaattaatttagtaaaattcacATGCTCACTAAATAAGTAGACaaaaaccacaataaaatcgctattctagtgaaacggagacaaaaaagtttcgaacctctttgaccatcatcatgtGTTAGCtaatgatacaactatgcattaaaataatattgtcatacTTTTTGAATtgttctcaaaatctatatgttaacccctacaaaatattaagtttttcggtaaatagtTAATATACTGAAATCTATAATCATTAGtgtcgttttaaaatttctaatcatattctgcatttatattaatgtgttctaaactatctttcatggcaCATGGGCAtggttctattttttatcagctaatttagtaaaacttcataggcttcctaaattagtggacaaaccacaataaaaacgttattctagagaaacaaagacaacaaaagttccaaacctctctgactataatcatatgttatttcatgatacaactatgcattaaaaatatattgttatattttttaatttttctcaaaatctatgtcccctacaaaatattcaatttttcggtaaatggttaatacaattaatcctataatctttagtgttgttttaaaatttctaaccacattttacgtttgtattaatatatttgaaactatATTATATGGTACATTGTTATCGttccatttttttatcaattaatttagtaaattttaCATGCTCTATTAGTGgacaaaccacaataaaatcgttattctagtgaaacggagacaacaaaggtttcaaacctctttgaacatcatcaaatgttagttcatgatacaactatgcattaaaacaatattatcatatttttttaatttttctcaaaatctatgtgttaacccctacaaaatattcagtttttcggtatatggttaatatattgaaacctataatctttagagttgttttaaaaattttaactacattttacatttgtatttatgtattctAAACTATATTCTATGGTACATGGTAATCGTTccattttttatcaattaatttagtaaaatttacaTGCTCTCTAAATCAGTGgacaaaccacaataaaatcgctattctagtgaaacggagacaacaagggtttcaaacctctctaaccatcatcatatgttagttcatgatataactatgcattaaaacaatattgtcatattttttgattttttctcaaaagctatgtgttaaccccctacAAAAAATTCAGCTTTTCGGtaatggttaatatactgaagcctataatctttagtgttgttttaaagtttctaaccatattttacatttgtattaatgtggTCTAAATTATCTTTCATGATACATGAGCAtggttctattttttatcagttaatttagtaaaacttcatatggtTCCTAAATGAGTGGACAAACCtcaataaaatcgttattctagTGAACCGGAGACAAtaaaggttctaaacctctcTGACCGTAATCATATAATAGTTCTTGATACAaccattaaataaaaaaatattattatattttttgaatttttctcaaattctatgtgttaacccctagaaaatattcagtttttcggtaaatggttatTATACCGAAGTCTATAATCTttagagttgttttaaaatttttaactacattgtaaatttgtatttttgtattctaaattatatttcatggtacatgggcatcgttctattttttatcatttagtttaataaaatttcatatgctccctaaatcagtgaacaaaccaaaataaaatcattattctagagaaatggagacaacaaaggttctaaacctctcTTACCATAATCATATGATAGTTcttgatacaactatgcattaaaacaatattgttatattttttgaatttttctcaaattctatgtgttaacccctacaaaatattcagtttttcgttaattggttaatatactgaaacctataatctttagtgttgttttaaaatttctaaccatattctacatttgaattaatgtatctaaactatatttcatggtacatgggcatcattctatttttttatcaattaatttagtaaaactttatatgtTCACTAAATCAGTGGACAACCCACAGTAAAATCGCTATtatagagaaatggagacaagaaaggttccaaacctctatgaccataatcatatgttagttcatgttacaactatgcattaaaacaattttgtcacaatttttaaatttttctcaaaatctatatgttaactcccctacaaaatattcagtttttcgaTAAAAAGTTGATATACTAAATCCTacaatctttagtgttgttttaagaCTTACAAACACATTCTCAATTgcattaatattttctaaactatcttttatggtacatggttatcattctattttttatcaattaatttagtaaaacttcgtatgGTTCCTAAATGAGTGGATAAACctcaataaaatcgctattctagtGAACCGGAGAAAAtaaaggttctaaacctctcTGACTGTAATCATATGATAGTTCTTGATACCaccattaattaaaaaatattattatattttttgaatttttcttaaattatatatgttaacccctagaaaatattcagtttttcggtaaatagtTATTATACTGAAgtttataatctttagtgttgttttaaaatttctaaccatattctacatttgaattaatgtattctaaactatatttcatggtacatgggcatatttctatttttttatcaattaatttagtaaaacttcatatagtccctaaattagtggacaaaccacaataaaatctcTATTCTAGAAAAAATGAGACAATAAAAATTCTAAACCTCTCTGACcataatcatatgttagttcatgatacaaatatgcatttaaacaattttgtcacattttttgaatttttctcaaaatctatgtgttaaccccctacaaaatatttagtttttcggtaaaaagttgatatactgaatcctataatcttttgtgatgttttaaaaattttaaccatattctacgattgtattaatatattctaaactattttttatcaattaatttagtaaaacttcatatgctccctaaattAATGaacaaaccacaataaaatcattatactagagaaacggagacaacaaaggttccaaacctctctgaCCATAATCATATGGTAGTTCTTAATACAacaatgcattaaaaaaatattgttaaatttttttattttcctcaaaatctatgtgttaacactcctacaaaatattcagttattCATTAATTGGTgaatatactgaaacctataatctttagtgttgttttaaaatttctaaccacattctacatttgtattaatgtattctaaactatcTTTGATGATACATAGGCAtagttctattttttatcagtcaatttagtaaaacttcatatgctccatAAATCAGTGgacaaaccacaataaaatccatattcaagagaaacggagacaacaaaggtccaaacctctttgaccatcatcatatgtaagTTCGTGATACAACTATGCCTTAAAATaacattgtcatatttttaaaaaatttctcaaaatctatgtgttaacccctacaaaatatttagttttttggtaaatggttaatatactgaagcctatattatttagtgttattttgaaatttctaatcatattctacatttgtattaatgtattgtaAACTATGTTTGATGATACATAggcatcgttctattttttatcagtCAATTTAGTAGAACTTCACATGcttcctaaattagtggacaaaccacaataaaattgttattctaGAGAAACAAAGAGAACAAAGGTTTCTAACCTCTCTGACCATTATCATATGTTTgttcatgatacaactatgcattaaatcaATATTaccatgtttttaaaatttttctcaaaatctatgtgttaacccctacaaaatattcaatttttttggtaaattgttaatatactgaagcctataatctttagtgttgttttaaaatttctaaccacattatacattgtattaatgtattttaaattgcttcatggtacatggtcatatttctatttttttatcaattaatttagtaaaacttcatatgatCCCTAAATCAGTTAACAGACCATAATAGAATCactattctagagaaacggtgacaaaaaatgttccaaacctctctGACCATAATCATATGATAGCTATTGATACAAatctgcattaaaacaatattgtcatatttttttatttttttctcaaaatctatatgttaacacctacaaaatattcagttattCGTTAATTGGTtaatatactgaaacctataatctttagtgttgttttaaaatttataaccacattctacaattgtattaatgtattccaAACTATTTTATAATGTACATGGTTATCGTttcattttttatcaattaatttagtaaaattcatatgctccctaaatcagttgataaaccacaataaaatcgctattctagtgaaacggagacaacaaaggtttcgaACCTCTCttaccatcatcatatgttagttcatgatacaactatgcattaaaacaatgttgtcatattttttgaatttttctcaaaatctatgtgttaacccctgcgaaatattcagtttttcggtaaatgttctattaTATAcagaagcctataatctttagtgttgttttaaaatttctaaccacattatacatttttattaatgtattttaaactttctttcatAGTACATGAGCATTGTTctctttttttatcaattaatttagtaaaacttcataagctccctaaattagtggacaaATAACAGTAAAATCGCTATtcaaaagaaacagagaaaacCAAGGTTCTAAGTCtctctgaccatcatcatatgttagttcatgttATAGCTATGCATTAAAAGAACattgtcattttaaaaaaaaaaaactcaaaatctatgtgtccctacaaaatattcagcttttcggtaaatggttaatatattgaagcctataatctttagtgttgttttaaaatttctcaccacattctacatttttattaatttattctaaatatctTTCATGATACCTGggcatcgttctatttttttatcagttaatttagtaaaacttcatatactccttAAATCAGTGGACAAACCataataaaatcgctattctagaTAAAcggacaacaaaggtttcatacctctctgaccatcatcatatgttagttcatgataaaactatgcattaaaacaatattgtcatattttttgaatttttctcaaaatctatgtgttaacccctacaaaatattcagtttttcggtaaatggttaatatatactgaagcctataatctttactgttattttaaaatttctaactataatctacatttgtatttaagtattctaaactctatttcatgatacatgagcatcgttctattttttatcaattaatttagtaaaactttatatgctccctaaattagttgacAAACCACATTTAAATTGTTATTATAGAGAAACGGatacaacaaaggttctaaacctctctggccatcatcatatgttatttcatgatacaactatgcattaaaataatactgtcaaattttttgaatttttctcaaaatctatgtgttaaccccctacaaaatattcagttttttggtaaatggttaatatattgaagcctataatatttagtgttgttttaaaatttttaaccatattctacatttgtattaatttattctaaactctctttcattgtacatgtgcattgttctattttttattaattaatttagtaaaatttcatatgcTCCTTAAATCATTGGACAAACCataataaaatcgctattctagagaaaaagagacaaaagatgttccaaacctctttgactatCATTatatatgttagttcatgatgcagttgtcgatgcataCATCTATCACTTCATACGGTAAATTAAGACCCGCTACAAGTTTCTGAACCTTGTAGTATGAACCCGGTGCGAGATTATCCTATGGTAGAACACCTTTAACAAAATCATCAATCGCATCCACGcattcttcagccaaattataatatgTCTTAATACCCATCAATCGAGTTGCAGATGATAAAGgtgaatgaccatctctacgTCCTTTGTACAAAGGTTTTTTCCTGCTTCcaacatattaaaaaatctCATAGCTTCTACATTGGGTTCTTCCCCTCTATAGTGATCATTTACCATATGTTCGGTACCTACACCATAATCTACTTTCGTTCTAGGTTCTTCTAACCTATCTACAGTCTGAGGTTCGCTACTACTATCATATTCATAACCTAGTTTTCGTTGGATTTCGCCtagttttcttgtagtgatatgttagttcatgatacaactatgcattaaaacaatattgtaattttttatatttttttcaaaatttaagcGTTAACCGAATAACATGTTAAATTATGTCACATGGAAGGACGAGGATGAATTTCGCTTGTATTTATTGCATTCACTATTTCAATTTTGAAATGTCTCGTCTTATTCTGGGAGCTGGATTATCTTTCACTACAATAGCCGAAATTTCTTGCtactgatgttttttttttaaatcttgcTACTGTTTTATGGTTGCATGATAGGGTTGAAGTTGAAAGAGACTAACAttcttggatttttttttactgaaattTGTAATAATCTAATAGAATAGACATCATATGTGGGTTGAAAGACCAAGGTAATAAGAAACCCACTCCCAGTTCCCCTCTCGCCAATGATTTTAATGGAACAGATTAGTATTTTGACTATTTTCTCTAGAAAAAGAATAACTGTTAAAAAGATCCGACCAAATATAATGTATCACATGCATATTAGTCAAGGCTTCGGTTTTGTTCTGTTCAATTTTAAGATGAATCAAGCTCAAATACAGCCGTATGAATGAACTAAGAGTTCAAACAACTAACACCTATAATCATACTTCACAATACATTTTTTACACTCTCAAAAGCAGAAAAAGGAACGAACGGGAGGTATAGTAATTAGAATTTACCAAGGCAAAGAAGAGAGACGTGAGCCCCAAGCATCCCGTCCTCTTCTTCCTTCATCGTGATTACTTACAAGAGGTTTCTTTGTCGATCTGCTTGACTTAAACAATGGATGCTTACACAGCCTCTGAACAGTTCCAGTACTTTCAGTTGTATCTTTATGATCGTTTCTCTTCTCAGTGTTCCAAAACTTTTCTTCATTGTCAGCTTCTAGCCTACAAAGAGTAGCCACTCTCAAGAACTTAGGGTTATGGTTGGGTTTCTCAGGGGCTAATATCTCAGAGTGTTGTTGTTCCCATTCTTCTGATGGATCTGATGTTTGTTTCTCTATCCACCTTGCTTTGGCATCTGCGTTTTCCCTCTCTTTAAGGGTCATTAAGATCAAAGTCTTGAGAAAATTCATCACTTGTACCGCGTGGATCAATGCGGTTAATGGATCTGCCATCTACAATAACAAAACATTTTCATGAGagttttgaaacatcaaaagcCTTCATTAACGGGAAAAGCATTTTGTTTACTGACTTGGGTCATGTTTGGTGCGAAAACCATAGCTACGTTGCGAGCATTCATTTTGTTAAACTGTTCATGCTCCACAACGTCAGCCATTAAACCGATGGCCCAATCAAGAAGCGCAGATTCAACCGGAGGAAGAAGAGTCACGAGCTTGTTACAGTCATCTTCTGTGTTACATTTCATCACTTGCTCTGGTGTCAACACATCAAGAACTCCTGTTGGTAGCTCCCTAAACCAGGCCTGATTCAACAAAAAGAAGATCAAACCTTCGAACCTAGCTAAATTAATATAGGATAAACGAGATAAATTGTTCTTTTTTACACCTTTATTAAACCCGCCAAGCAATGGACATCAATTCCACGTGGTAT is drawn from Brassica rapa cultivar Chiifu-401-42 chromosome A05, CAAS_Brap_v3.01, whole genome shotgun sequence and contains these coding sequences:
- the LOC103866441 gene encoding rho GTPase-activating protein 3, with translation MTNFSRSKSTGTTKFPDVKTTRPGPDIYENIHHDDYDYEEEHSTTSTDYYDVSTPLSSHGSRSGPGSGQYTILDIFAAVLKKSLVMSCTMERGDDDVAASMDIGWPTEVKHVSHVTFDRFSGFLGLPSELEPEVPPQAPSASVSVFGVSAKSMQCSYDNRGNSIPTILLRMQKRLYSEGGLKAEGIFRINPDNGKEEHVRKQLNRGVIPRGIDVHCLAGLIKAWFRELPTGVLDVLTPEQVMKCNTEDDCNKLVTLLPPVESALLDWAIGLMADVVEHEQFNKMNARNVAMVFAPNMTQMADPLTALIHAVQVMNFLKTLILMTLKERENADAKARWIEKQTSDPSEEWEQQHSEILAPEKPNHNPKFLRVATLCRLEADNEEKFWNTEKRNDHKDTTESTGTVQRLCKHPLFKSSRSTKKPLVSNHDEGRRGRDAWGSRLSSLPW